The Gigantopelta aegis isolate Gae_Host chromosome 3, Gae_host_genome, whole genome shotgun sequence genome segment TTGCGCCCAGGTAAGGAGATattcttatacatgtagtagGAAATTGAACATATTCATATAGCGACTAAGCGTACACACTACAtcaggagcctaattcactaaactctcgtaactttgcgatctcgcagtgtaatgctaaaagatttgcaaagaggatgctttgttgtctaacagagccaaagagacctttgtgaattagacccctgggacccgttttacgaagcgatcttagcgctaatatcacctaagtgcatagctaccttatgcaatAAAGGTAATCTTAGCGCCAAGAAGCTTCGTATAACGGGGACCAGGTAACTTAAGAGGATATCTGGGATATTTCCTATGACGCTAAGGCTGTGCGGAAATGAATTAGATGGGACCCCAAGTagtagaccccccccccccccccttccattAATGATGGTCATCCATATGCTTTTGACCACCAGGTGCAACAATGAAAAACATACACCCCCGCCGTTGGAAGGTGAATTAATATATTGCTGGCATCTTTCGCCGCTTATGAAGAGACAGGGAAGACCCTGTCCCCACACGTTTACGGTAATACATTAATAGATCAACAGTCTGTACATTTAAAAGATATAAATTTTATTGGGTTAACTTAATCTCgtttaaaatacatacatatgttatacaatccatccatccgtgTACCCATGTTTTGTTAATTTCAAGAATGAGCGAGTATTTAAAGACACCATATCACAGGTGTCAAACCATATTATGCCTAATTCAGTAGTGTATGTAGATAAATcagtatgtaaaaaaaagttagtcGTTGTAACGGATACTACAAAACGTTATCAATGAAAATGTGGTGTATTCAAAGAGATGCggaaaatacatattatttataccacagataattgtgtatttaattgTGTCATTCAAAACCAAACATAACATTTCAGATTTTCTGGGGTCTTGGCCTGCTATGGAAACATACTGGCATCAATCGGGCGGCTTAATAGTTCCCCTGTCATTGTTGGCGCCATGGCACCAAACGTAAGTAGGTCTACCATAGACAAtactaaatgtaaaacaaaaccagaaaacaaatattttccaGATTACCAACTGGTCTCGAAAAAGCTAACTATAAAGTTGACATTACCAGACACCCTCGATCCTCATCACTGTCCAAAGACTAAATCAAGCAAAGTAATTTTTACCTACCCAAGCATGTGAATTTACAATAAATTTACTATATGAACATATCTGAAACGGCTCCCGATAATGTTTAATTTAGCATCAGATGGAATTTTATTAGAAGTTTCAGAAATATTTTTCCGACCGTTTCAAACGGTTGTTTTTCACGACGAGGTCTATTTACATGAAATAACACTCGCGTGATAAACTAATGCGttaaaggggtggggtgggtggttggGATGATGGTAGTTGGGAACTGATCCCAAAAGGTATAGTGCTGtgaattatttaaaagaaaaagcaaATTGTAAAAATTTAAGGAGACTCGAGCATAGTGGAGAAACACGTTTTACCTGACGTTCGTCATGTGTGCTCAGGTCAGTAAGTGTTCGTCGACGCAGAGGTTAAGCCGTGGGCGAAAGATTCCCAAACTGTGGCGGCGGGAGACCCGAGATATGATACCAGTGAAGAGAGTCATAGTACAGACTCAAGGAAATCAAATGAGACAGAACTGGAGAAATATTAAACATGTATACCGGTTTGCCTTATTTTTGTTAACCAATGGCAAAACTgcctgatgagcggtcggtctaggatgaatccctgtcggtggacccattgggctatttctcgctagagcatgtgcaccacgactggtatatcaaaggacgtggtatgtcctgtcttTCGGATagttaatataaaagatcccttgctactaatggaaaaatgtagcgagtttcctcaccaaaagtttgttctgtttaacaacatcactagagcacactgattaatgaatcattggctattggatgtcaaacattggtaattctgacttgtagtcatcagaggaaacccgctacatttttttaatgcagcaagggatcttttatatgcaccatcccacagaaaggatagtacatatcacggcctttgatagatcgatcctagaccgaccgcgcatcaagcgaactctttaccactgcgctacgtcccgccccagtttCCTCACCAAGCCAGTATGTCAAAATGAACaattgtttaacatccaatagccaatgattaatacatcattgtgctctagttgtgtcgataaacaaaataaaactttaacttttttgaagtagaatgaattttaaaatcacGTTCCATCACATTGTGACCGTTGTAGCAAACTTCTGTCCGAACACTTCCAGACTACACAAGACGCCAATTGAAATGCCCGATCAAAACACTGTTCTAATGCTGCACTTTCTAAAGTCAACAGACGAACTGTTCTGGAAATTGGACTATTCAAGACCCACGTGCAAATCAGTGTCATCACAATACAGACACCAAACTGTACcaacatttatttacaatgatGGATTAAGACACTATGTATTTTCTTCAGGAGGAACGGGCAAACTAGAAAAGTCACTTTACTATAATTTTTCAACGAACAATATAAACTCAAAATGGCTGACTGGTCGCAATCTTAAACGGTGTCCAGAAGACATGACTGAACTATCAACCAGTGCAGCGATAGAAGATGACCTTTTAGACCACATAAGATGGTTCAAATGTGAAAACGCAGGCCGCCATTGTTACGACATAGAGGCGCTGTTGTTTTATGAATATACACAATACAATTATACTGTCTGTATTCTACATAAGCAAATCATGTCcgacgtatttttttatttatataaaataaccaAATTTTGAATTGCAAAACTACGGTGACAATGGATTTCTGTCCATCAGCGAAAACCATCTTAATTAAGGCAGTAGCTCTACCTATTCACGTTAACAGTGAAAACCATCTTAATTAAGGCAGTAGCTCTACCTATTCACGTTAACAGCGAAAACCATCTTAATTAAGGCAGTAGCTCTACCTCTTAACAGCGAAAACCATCTTAAGGCAGTAGCTCTACCTATTCACGTTAACAGCGAAAACCATCTTAATTAAGGCAGTAGCTCTACCCATTCACGTTAACAGCGAAAACCATCTTAATTAAGGCAGTAGCTCTACCCATTCACGTTAACAGCGAAAACCATCTTAATTAAGGCAGTAGCTCTACCCATTCACGTTAACAGCGAAAACCATCTTAATTAAGGCAGTAGCTCTACCCATTCACGTTAACAGCGAAAACCATCTTAATTAAGGCAGTAGCTCTACCTATTCACGTTAACAGTGAACATATCACTTTGCCATACAGCAGCATTTACTTCCGCAAGCTAAACTATTCCATACTGGCGCTACTTCTTTAAATGCATAAGATACCTAATGCCCAAACCTATGACTTAAAACTCTGTAAGAAAAAAACCTACACCCCCCACCACTTCTGGAagccatatatatgtatagaagTTGATTACTTTCAAGTGTAATAAAACACGTCACTTTAACTAGAACATTGTAAATTGTGCATGCGCACATTTTGTCATCGCCAGGGTACGCTATAGTGTTTTAAGGTCAAATGCTTAAACATATTGTGAATGATTAATGACAGTTATATCATACACAGGTATATAAATTCaagtatacttttattatttttttaatttttattttgcaagTGATATTTATATCGCCATGTTTACTTAACTTTAAAATCGTACACTGGCATGTCTACCTCTCCCAACCATCTCCCATATTAGGGTTTGTCACCtcgttaaatattttaatgtctgTGAGCGGGCCCCTTATCAATACGTGTATCAAACTAAGGcgaaatataaatatagtattcTTAGCTTATGAGTAACCGATGTGGTGACAGCTACTCTCACCAACGGGTTaagctaggatcgatccccgtcggtgggcccatttgagcTATTTGTCTTTCAAGCGACTGGTCCACAATTAGTGTTACAAAAGTATGTACTACACTGCCTGTGGaataaggcatatatatatatatatatatatatatatatatatatatatatatatatatatatatatatataaaagatcctttgctgctaatggaaaagcaTAGCCCAAGGAGTGGAAGCGGGTTTCCCCGTCTCATCTATATAGTCCTTAACCACattctgacaccatataaccgtagatataAAATGAGACACGTGCGTCGTTAACTGTACTTTTTCatcctttctttctctcaccATAAAGAATATgtgtagaaataaccaaatAACCTTTAGCAGACATCTCTCGTCCATCTCAGTTTGCACATAGGACACCAAGACAACACTTTGATTTATTCTGGTTTACCAACAGAGTAAATCTGTTTTGCTTTAACCTGTataatttgtttacttttattaatgaACATCCCAGTGAGAAAACCACCATACAAACACCCTGTATCCAGGCAGGTTGCGTGCGCATTATTCTGGAAGCCTCGTCTTGCATCGTGTCCGTAATACACGTGCTGAGGTCCTGGCCACAGGGTTGACCAGGCGACACCATGGTCTGGCTTATTACACGGAACTAGACCGTCTCCGTCAAAATAATCCTCCTCGATAATATTCCTAACATGCGCGAGAGTATTGGTGTGTTGCTGTTCTAGCAGTATTCCGGGAACCAGTCCAGCGTGCACGATGATGGCGTTCAGACTAGGAATGCTGATGGAATAAGGTAAAGATTCGATGAACTGCACGTCCGAAGGATCCAGTGACAAAATCCAGTGATATTTGTCAGGTAGCTGATAACCATCATTCCATTTTATATTGGTTACCTCCCTCAGCGCTACTTCTTCGTGGTTTCCACAAACAACATGACATCCGAGTCCCTGGACGTGCTTCAAGACATTAGCACTGTGTGGGCCGTTGTTAATAAGATCACCAACACATACTATTACGATGTTAGGTTCAACATCGGTGGCTCTGTGGATTAATTCACAGAGTTCGTCATAGCAGCCATGAATATCTCCTATAACAAAAACAGCTTTCCCCTCAACGACTTCTGGGCCCAACGTAACATGCAATGTTGGCGGAAGCGGAAGTCCATATTTTCGGGTGTGTTGTACAGACTTCTGTGGCATAAATGAAGCCAAAAAAGCTACAATTGCCGTCATTGTTCTTCCGTTTTTCGCAAGTTACAAACAAATCACATTCACAGTTCATATTAAAATACACGTGTTTGACTGGAGTGGAATGTGTATGAAAGTGgtcgttttgtttttcacaaactgAAACATAAAAATGGCTGGTCCGTCTGTTGTAGATCACTTTGAACAAGATGCTTAAAATTTTCTTTTGTaatctgaaaaaagaagaagcagaaacaagtattataaaacaaaagcaTAATAGATGGCATAGGAAAATATATCCTGGTTACTTTAGAGCAAATCTAAcgataaaacaattgtttcccAGGTGAAACATCttgaataaataatacaaactaTAGTATTCTAAACTTAGGGACATTAAATcagtcgtggtatgttctgacCGGTCTATTGGGATATCCATAAAAataccttttacaataaaaataagaaaacatgAGTATCAATCAGAACGGCAAAACCGTTATCCGTGATCAAAACAGTATCtcacaatgcagagtcaaacgggcatttggtaaaatagtgtttgaaaccacgaatctctatctagtgcctcgtcttagaacagccactcccgaggcgATCCTTTACTGGGAATTCATA includes the following:
- the LOC121367871 gene encoding bis(5'-nucleosyl)-tetraphosphatase PrpE [asymmetrical]-like isoform X2, whose product is MTAIVAFLASFMPQKSVQHTRKYGLPLPPTLHVTLGPEVVEGKAVFVIGDIHGCYDELCELIHRATDVEPNIVIVCVGDLINNGPHSANVLKHVQGLGCHVVCGNHEEVALREVTNIKWNDGYQLPDKYHWILSLDPSDVQFIESLPYSISIPSLNAIIVHAGLVPGILLEQQHTNTLAHVRNIIEEDYFDGDGLVPCNKPDHGVAWSTLWPGPQHVYYGHDARRGFQNNAHATCLDTGCLYGGFLTGMFINKSKQIIQVKAKQIYSVGKPE